In a single window of the Esox lucius isolate fEsoLuc1 chromosome 22, fEsoLuc1.pri, whole genome shotgun sequence genome:
- the filip1l gene encoding filamin A-interacting protein 1-like isoform X3 → MVVDEQQRLTEQLTQQTVKVQELTTSATQAQEELSSANAKVQEGEEKIFRLETELRNQASRFHQDQETMTAKLTSEDAQNRQLKQKLSALSRQLDELEETNKTLRRAEDELQELRDKISRGECGNSSLMEEVEELRKRVLEMEGKDEELIRMEDQCRDLNKKLEKEASQSRSLKAEVDKLNHRIMELEKLEDAFGKSKQECNVLKCNLDKERSVSKVLSSEMDILKVRVKELEAVEGQLEKTELTLKEDLTKLKTLTVMLVDERKTMAEKLKAMEDKVHNSTGKLQAEQAKVTTVTEKLIDESKKALKSKAELEEKMCGATKDRDELKAKLKAEEEKSNDLQSKVAMMKKRLQSLEAVEREFLRNKAKEEQIKAPTANRFQQEDNKVQDLTQEVERLRRKLKDMKIVEDDLLKTEDEYESMEKRYSKEQERANALMEELEISRNELSKYQLAEKQKSNQEHILYKRLKEEEAKSSHLTREVVALKEKIHEYMGTEESICRMKNDHSTLQRKLTLHEVRNKELAREMDTLIRELERYRRFSKSLRPGMNGRRFSDLQVCTKEVQTDPADHLPPNYKSIAPLERAVVNGKLYEENDSDDDPNYNNELPMTKCNPSLMNNVHNLNNNMRRARVPFLKPKDSQHLVNGKVQVPRQNGNHVQQGDVFLTHSPGQPLHIKVTPDHGQNTAMLEITSPTAENTQSYTSTAVIPTSGGPPKQRITIIQNASISPNIKNRGQRSPSSDGSPCTPDRAMSPFTMATYSRTMTPDSSGSVTPDRAMSPIQIVSVTTGTPDRSLSTEPVEVVAGHAVFRVTPERQSSWQVQRSNSSGPNVITTEDNKIHIHLGSPFIQTLNTTPQSLGPCCYSPGQELKTPVLSNSTPVKGNSKITSSITIKPTSTPIQRPSQITIPLEAFRRPGPTRIPKPKTCSAPKGTNSTAANPGQSNKGPTQPALSSTKEMQRTESSQQSKYGQPPN, encoded by the exons ATGGTCGTGGACGAGCAGCAGCGTCTCACAGAGCAACTGACCCAACAGACTGTTAAGGTTCAGGAACTGACCACCAGTGCCACCCAGGCCCAGGAAGAGCTGAGCTCCGCTAATGCAAAGGTgcaagagggggaggagaaaatATTTCGATTGGAGACAGAGCTACGCAACCAAGCCAGTCGCTTCCACCAGGATCAGGAGACCATGACTGCCAAACTGACAAGTGAGGACGCCCAAAACCGGCAGCTCAAGCAGAAATTATCCGCCCTCAGCCGACAGCTGGATGAACTGGAGGAGACCAACAAGACCTTACGCAGGGCTGAGGATGAACTCCAGGAGCTGAGGGACAAGATCAGTCGCGGAGAATGCGGGAACTCCAGCCtaatggaggaggtggaggagttaCGAAAAAGGGTTCTGGAGATGGAAGGGAAGGACGAAGAACTGATCAGGATGGAGGACCAGTGCAGGGACCTCAACAAGAAGCTGGAGAAGGAGGCCAGCCAAAGCCGTAGCCTAAAGGCTGAGGTGGATAAGCTAAACCACCGGATCATGGAGCTTGAGAAACTAGAGGATGCCTTTGGAAAGAGCAAGCAGGAGTGCAATGTATTAAAGTGCAATCTAGACAAAGAGAGGAGCGTGTCAAAGGTTTTGTCCAGTGAGATGGACATCCTGAAAGTGAGGGTCAAGGAACTGGAGGCTGTGGAGGGTCAGCTAGAGAAGACTGAGCTCACACTAAAGGAAGACCTCACCAAACTAAAGACGCTGACAGTCATGCTGGTGGATGAAAGAAAAACCATGGCTGagaaactgaaagcaatggaGGATAAGGTCCATAACAGCACTGGGAAACTACAAGCTGAACAGGCCAAAGTCACAACAGTGACAGAAAAGCTTATTGATGAAAGCAAGAAAGCCCTGAAGTCAAAGGCTGAgcttgaggagaaaatgtgtggtGCCACCAAGGACCGGGATGAATTGAAGGCCAAACTTAAAGCTGAGGAGGAGAAAAGCAATGACTTGCAGTCCAAAGTTGCCATGATGAAGAAGAGGTTGCAGTCCCTTGAAGCTGTGGAGAGGgaattcctgaggaacaaagcCAAAGAGGAACAGATCAAGGCACCCACTGCCAACCGTTTCCAACAAGAGGACAACAAAGTCCAAGACCTGACACAGGAAGTCGAGCGCTTGAGGCGAAAACTTAAAGATATGAAAATTGTCGAAGATGACTTGTTGAAGACTGAGGATGAGTATGAGTCAATGGAAAAGAGATACTCAAAAGAACAAGAGCGAGCAAATGCCTTAATGGAGGAATTGGAAATATCCAGGAACGAGCTCTCAAAGTACCAACTAGCAGAGAAGCAAAAGTCAAACCAGGAACACATCCTTTACAAACGTCTAAAGGAGGAAGAAGCTAAATCCAGCCATCTAACTCGAGAAGTAGTGGCACTAAAAGAAAAGATCCATGAATATATGGGCACTGAAGAAAGCATATGTCGCATGAAAAATGACCACTCCACCTTGCAAAGAAAACTGACTCTGCACGAGGTTAGAAATAAAGAACTGGCCAGAGAAATGGATACCCTCATTCGGGAGCTAGAGAGATACCGTCGTTTTAGTAAAAGTCTCCGCCCAGGCATGAACGGCAGGCGCTTCTCAGACTTACAGGTGTGCACCAAGGAGGTACAAACTGACCCAGCAGACCACCTTCCACCCAACTATAAGAGCATCGCCCCTCTGGAGCGTGCAGTGGTCAACGGAAAACTGTATGAAGAGAACGACTCAGACGACGATCCAAACTACAACAATGAGCTGCCCATGACTAAATGCAACCCATCCCTCATGAACAATGTCCACAACCTTAACAATAACATGAGAAGAGCTAGAGTCCCCTTTCTCAAACCCAAAGACAGCCAGCACCTTGTCAATGGGAAAGTGCAGGTTCCCAGACAGAATGGAAACCATGTGCAGCAAGGTGACGTGTTTCTTACCCACAGCCCCGGGCAACCTTTGCATATTAAGGTAACCCCAGACCACGGGCAAAACACAGCCATGCTAGAAATCACCAGCCCCACAGCAGAAAATACGCAGTCATATACCAGCACTGCAGTTATCCCCACAAGTGGAGGTCCACCAAAACAACGAATTACCATCATTCAGAATGCATCTATCTCCCCAAATATCAAAAACAGAGGTCAAAGGTCCCCCTCATCAGATGGTTCCCCATGCACTCCGGATCGAGCCATGTCTCCCTTCACTATGGCCACATACTCCAGAACAATGACCCCAGACTCCTCTGGGTCggtcaccccagacagggccatGTCACCAATCCAGATCGTGTCGGTGACAACAGGCACCCCTGATCGGTCCCTCTCCACAGAGCCAGTAGAAGTTGTGGCAGGTCACGCTGTCTTCCGGGTGACACCGGAGAGGCAAAGCAGCTGGCAGGTTCAAAGGTCCAACAGCTCTGGCCCGAACGTCATCACCACAGAGGACAATAAAATCCACATTCATTTAGGGAGCCCCTTTATTCAGACCTTAAACACTACACCCCAGTCTCTGGGCCCATGCTGCTACTCACCTGGTCAGGAGCTGAAAACTCCGGTGTTATCCAATAGTACCCCTGTCAAAGGCAACAGCAAAATCACAAGTAGCATCACTATAAAACCAACATCCACCCCAATCCAAAGGCCTTCACAAATTACA ATTCCCCTAGAAGCATTCCGACGGCCAGGACCAACCAGAATCCCCAAACCTAAAACTTGCAGTGCACCGAAAGGGACAAACAGCACGGCTGCCAATCCAGGGCAGAGCAACAAAGGGCCAACTCAGCCAGCTCTCTCCTCAACGAAGGAGATGCAGCGTACTGAGAGCAGCCAACAATCTAAATATGGTCAACCACCCAACTAG